GCTGAAACTGTTAAGGTGAACACTGATGCGGCTTTGTTTGAAAACTCTAACTGCTATAGCTATGCAATGGTAGCTAGAGACCACACAGGAGCGATGCTGGAGGCTGTTTCTTGCTGCAGACCAGGGCGACCGAATCCAGAGCTTGCAGAAGCAGTTGGGATACGGGAAGCATTAAGTTGGGTTAAGCAAAAAAGCTGGCCATCGACTATTGTTGAGTCTGATTGTCTTGGAGCAATCCAAGCTATTAGATGTTCGTCAATTCACCTCTCTTATCTTGGGCGTGTAATTGACGAATGTAAGCAGTTACTTAGTGATTTAGAGTCGCGAAATGTGACTTTAAAATTTGTTAAACGGTCCGCGAACAAGGTAGCTCACTTCATAGCGAGAAACTCTAGTTCAATAGCTGATCGTAGGTGGGATATGGGAGATACTTCTCCAGATTTACTTCATGTATTGATGAACGATTTGCGAGTTTAATAATATCATTCCTTTCTGGCAAAAAAAAAACAATTTTTTCCAGTATCATTACAGTTGGAGTACTTTGTGACAATATGCAAGAAATAAGCCATGGACGAAAATTCTTACAGAGCCTTTATTCATGTAAGCACCCTAACATGTCATTATCTCGTAATTTACTTCCAGAATAACCATAACAAATAGTAACTAATTAACATCTCACACCATGACATGAGCTTCAGTTGTGGTGAATAATGTCCTCGGGTTGAGCATCATCATTGCTGCCACCATCCTCGGAAGGTACACCAGCAGTGTTATCAACGTCTACTGTAGTGTAAAACAAAATTATAAAGAGAAGATCCAGAACAATATCTTTTTTAAGAATGTTGACTGAGATGGTACACATACCTTCACCTTCACCAGCAGGAGCATAAGCTGATCGTCCTGATCGTCTTGAACGTGCTTGCTGATGGTGCGTAGGCTGACATAAACATACAAGAACAATGAAACTTATAAAATTATGAATAACAGGCAAGAAGATTTTCCTGCAAATATTCAGGTAGAGGTCTAATTAAGGAATTAAGGGGAAAGTTTTGTGCTACCAGATCACATTATAATCCCCCTCCCATTGATCAATATAGTTTTCTGTTGCCAACTTTTCAATGCCGACTTGTACGATAGAGGCAGTGAAGGCTATTGTAACTTATAGCATGCACTTTTATAGTGTGCAAAAGAAGGCTAAGTTTATAGACGAGCATCATATATAGACAGCTAAGTAACATGTCTAAGGTTCACCTTTCATTCTTTCAGTTGTTCCTCTTTATCTTTTTTACAGTTTCTTTTTGTTATATTACATCCTATACATGTTGAAACAACTCCTTTTTCAGCTACCAAAATTGTACATCCTATCCTAGCAATTTTCCTTAAAGTTATTGAAATTTGATTCTAAAAGGGCCCAGTCCCTTTCCTTTTTATTTTATTGAAAGCCTTACCTTCTCTCATAATGCACTACAGACATTCAGACAAGCTGAGAGATACAGAAAACTGCGAAGAAAACCAGAGTTGGAAGAGAAGGATAGGCGAGCAGACTACGAAGAAAATAAAACTGTGTAAAGATTTGCAAACGAATGAGGGAGGAAAGAGTGAGCTTGCAATGTAAAATTGGTGGCAGtgtaattaaattcaaatttgcGAGAATGGAATAAAGGAAGAGTTGAAGATCAAGAAGACATGTCTATATAAATACTACAGTAAACCACATTCGTTGAACCTATCAGAGTACAATGCCAAATCAAGGTCTTCAGGACAAATCATGTGTCTACCTAACATCACTAACATAATACTCATGCAGTTCCAATGTGAACTATGTACAGATAATGTAAGTCAATAGATAATGTAATATATGCAGAAAACTGTCTGTAAACATCAAGTACCTGCAATTTCGGGCGGAGTGCCTCTAAAGGTCCTTTGCTCTTCTGCGCCCCCTGCAATTGCAAAGCATGAATTGCAGACATATTACGCATTCAAATTACACGCTGGCAAAAGAcaaaatttaaaagaaaaaaaaatagttGAAGGGTAATCACTGACATCACAAAATTGAGGTTTTAAAAATGTGAAATTCCATTACATACCTTTCCTAATGCCCAATCAGCAGAGTCAAAGAAAGCACGTTCATGATCCTTGATTGAGTAAATGCTAATGTCAGCTGTAAGTAAATGAAGACTGCTAAAGTTACTGACAATACAACGGAAAAGATCGTTTACCTTGGATATCAATGGATTTTTCTTTGGTAATAAACCTCCATACTTTTTCTTTATTACTGCTTCCTGCAAAAATTTATATAACCACATCACAGGATTCATAAAACTAAGATCTATAGAATGACTTTAATTAGCTAACAGCTATTGTACGTTGACCTTCTAACATCAAGTTCATATTTAATTTTGTTGTTTAGTTTTGTAAAAAGAGGCAGTTTCGAATTATTCCAACTTATAAGAAATGTTCTGCTATCCACTCCTGGAATTATTTTGACAGGGCTCACAAATGTTTCAGCATTGCAAAGCATTTTAGTCATTAAGAAGCTCAAGGGTCAAGATTGGTTCCCAGGATATCTCTAATTCAGTAAGCCCGCCACTATATAAATCTTATGGTATGTAAACTTGTGGAAAACTATACCTCTTGTTGTTGCGAGGGCATGGGATTTTCTTTAACCACATCTGAATGCTTTGGATCCTCCACTGAAGATCTATCTTCTACTTGAACTTCTGAAGCATTACCTACAAGATCTAGCTCTTTAGCATCCACAGTGTTTGCATTTTCCATACTGAGCTATTGACAGTAGGGCAGTACTGCAATAAAAGCAATGCTTTTCCATCAATCCATTTTGTAcaaaaaatttgataaaaaaagaACATGGTCCTCCTATACTGTGTCGATGCAAATTCCCTTTCATGTTTATTTTACTGATAATGAATGGAGATATGTATATATTGTCTTAATGATTAGACCTAAAATGTATCATAAAATCTTTTTTGTACTTTGTATCTCTAAATTATTTGGCTAACCCTAAATCAAACTAAGACCTTATATTAGTCCTCACTGCAAAATTGTAACAGCAAAAGAATTACCAACAATCTAACCTGAATACATTGAACTTTTGAATTCTAGCAAATCTTTGGTTAAGGTTGATTTCAGGTGACATTAAAAAGTACTGATATTACTATACTTCAATCCACCTTTATAAAGTAGAACCTcaatatattaattatttattaaattaatattctATCTTGATAGAATAGTCTTTTTTTCTCGGTCTCAAGATTACAGACACAGTATATCTTTACCCTTGATAAAGTAATGATCTCAATAATTAATCAGATTCTCGATCCTGAAGCTATTATTTTATGAAGGTTTTTGGGTATGAACAGTAATAGTTAATAGTTAGCCATCAAATTGTGAACAAACTGTACAAGAAACTAGCAACTAATTTATTATACCGACAAAACAGATCCATTAATAATTCATGATAAGTCtatcaaaaatgattttaaaaaaataaccAAATTCAACAAGCATAAAACAAAATTCACATATCCGTCTTCTCAAAAaacaggccgactatatctttaATGCTCTAAAATCCCAAATCTTTACATTAATCTCTAATTTCAAAAAATTCTGATTTAGCCTTAACTTATAGCATATTCTGATGCAACATTACAAGGCATAGACTCCATACGACTAATTCATCCACAACCACAAAAACTGCTTAGTTACTATTCTCATGCACAAAATCGCAATGTGTAGCCAACTAATAAGCCGGCCAATAAGATCCAATCATCCGAAACTTAATAACAAAAAAACAAACAACTCCAACATTTTCAAGTCAGATTAAAGTCAAAACAAGTAAATCTTATCTATGCATAATATCAAGTACAAATCATGATAGTACTACACATAAAACATTAAACTACATCACTTTACAATCATAAAGCTTAAATTTAACAATATCAAACTTTAACATTAAAAAAACAAGAACGGCCCGGATCAGACAACATAGTAATCAAGTGAATAACTTTACTATGATTCAAAATCTACGAGCTAAAAAGTAAACTAGTGAAGAATTGTATATCATTAATATGTACCAGGACTTTTTGTTTTCTGATCTGGATGTGTATATGCAGATAGCTTAAGTATAATGATAACAGGAGAGGGTCAAGTGTGTATACATATATAACTTAACAATTATTTATTACCTGAAATATATCGGCGGGAGGGGTGTGTGTCTATATTGTAAGGAGCGGACAAGGAAGCGAGAATGGTGGCGATGGGTTGCGTTTGTTTTACACATGGGCCTCTCGTTATCATCTGCTTTTTTATTCATGGGCTGGGGCTACTTTTGAATATAGAGCTCAAGAAGAAAGGCCCTTTATCTATGATTCTATTCCAATTTCGGCATCCTTAATTCCGGTCAAGCGGGCCGATTTTCAAGCGAGGCGTAATTTTTGCCGAATTtaatcgagtcgagtcgagctGATTAGCTTAAAAAGTTTGAGCTTAAATCCCTACCCGAACTTCACTTGTTTAATTTCACGAGTCAGTTTCACCCGCTCGTTTAAAGGAGATGGTTTCAACGAGTCGGACGAGCCAactcatttaattttatatttaatctaGTTTAAAATTCTATCCGAACTTGAATAGTTTAGGGGTCATTTGGTAAATATGAATAAATAATATTTGAATGATTAATATTTCTGAATAAATAATATCTGAATGATTAATATTTCTGAATTATCTGAAAAAATCAAAAATCTGAATCAtgaataaataatattatttggCTTGAAAAAATTTGGACTATCTAAAAACCATTTTCTTTTCCAGTTTTACACATTTTTTTTTATGACAATCGAATTTTACAAATCTAATTGAATAAAATGTTTGACAATTTTTGTTGCCACAAtatcataatatatatatatggataaaaatataaaaaaaattgatcaCAACATAAACAATAGTgatatataaaattttataaacacaaataaattttcatatAAGGATTTTAATGtgtataaaaaaataattttagaggtGCACATTTCTTCCTCTTGTGGTGACAATAACATAATATAATATAGTAGGTCGAATAGTTTGGGCAAAAGGCCTGATGTAAACATTTTTGAatctgttagtccctaacaatgcaacaagaattacagaagggggggttgaatggaattcttgaaattttttctgaattacaaaatgttatatcttaataatatatataggtgtttgatttgctaagtgcggaataagagttagttaaataaaaacacaaagtaataaaaacacaagtctttaaaactttctggtggatttgaatgtaaccaccagatatatatatatatatatatatatatatatatatatcaagagaaccttgtgaaacttgaatagctcacagctgcttacaataataagaacaactaaacttacagagaaatgctaaagatacagcttacaattgtttctctgagaaaatgtattgt
This genomic interval from Apium graveolens cultivar Ventura chromosome 8, ASM990537v1, whole genome shotgun sequence contains the following:
- the LOC141678763 gene encoding uncharacterized protein LOC141678763 isoform X2, giving the protein MENANTVDAKELDLVGNASEVQVEDRSSVEDPKHSDVVKENPMPSQQQEEAVIKKKYGGLLPKKNPLISKDHERAFFDSADWALGKGAQKSKGPLEALRPKLQPTHHQQARSRRSGRSAYAPAGEGEDVDNTAGVPSEDGGSNDDAQPEDIIHHN
- the LOC141678763 gene encoding uncharacterized protein LOC141678763 isoform X1, translating into MENANTVDAKELDLVGNASEVQVEDRSSVEDPKHSDVVKENPMPSQQQEEAVIKKKYGGLLPKKNPLISKDHERAFFDSADWALGKGAQKSKGPLEALRPKLQPTHHQQARSRRSGRSAYAPAGEGEVDVDNTAGVPSEDGGSNDDAQPEDIIHHN